In Clostridium botulinum BKT015925, a single window of DNA contains:
- a CDS encoding ParA family protein, translating into MKKIAVLNNKGGVGKSTVAVQISHGLAKLGYKVILVDLDGQNDSSLFLGIDDGQYRKTFYDLIDKRENVTLDECIINARENLDLIPNSHIEEINAEFYREPRIDLVLDEKLKDLDTMEYDFVIVDCGPQRTRVNDAVLCYVDHIIMPVQVEAASVRACGSIYEYLADLRLLPDKISLVVPNMYDQRTKDAKENLEFLKEFFNDRDDIVTEPINRRVKITEAGKMGKTVFEYDENASEQFFTVLERLVNKIG; encoded by the coding sequence GTGAAAAAGATAGCCGTACTAAATAATAAAGGTGGAGTTGGTAAAAGTACCGTAGCAGTTCAAATATCTCATGGTCTTGCAAAATTAGGTTATAAAGTAATTTTAGTGGACTTAGATGGACAGAATGATAGTAGTTTATTTTTAGGTATTGATGATGGACAATATAGAAAAACATTTTATGATCTTATAGATAAAAGAGAAAATGTAACTTTAGATGAATGCATAATAAATGCTCGTGAGAATCTAGATTTGATTCCAAACTCTCATATTGAAGAAATTAATGCAGAATTTTATCGTGAACCTAGAATAGATCTTGTTTTAGATGAAAAATTAAAGGATCTTGATACAATGGAATATGATTTTGTAATAGTAGATTGTGGTCCTCAAAGAACAAGAGTTAATGACGCTGTACTTTGTTACGTAGATCATATAATAATGCCTGTTCAAGTAGAGGCGGCATCAGTAAGAGCCTGTGGAAGTATATATGAATATTTGGCAGATTTAAGATTATTACCAGATAAGATATCTTTGGTAGTACCTAATATGTACGATCAAAGAACAAAGGATGCAAAGGAAAATCTAGAATTCTTAAAAGAGTTTTTTAATGATAGAGATGATATAGTAACAGAGCCTATAAATAGAAGAGTAAAGATAACAGAGGCTGGTAAAATGGGTAAAACTGTTTTTGAATACGATGAAAATGCATCAGAACAATTCTTTACTGTGCTAGAAAGGTTGGTGAATAAAATTGGTTAA